A genomic segment from Plasmodium cynomolgi strain B DNA, scaffold: 0026, whole genome shotgun sequence encodes:
- a CDS encoding CYIR protein (putative;~vir-type antigen), producing MAQVKESKQIYNHHSSTYVEEKKLSQPVSASDNLSSSELGTQASLLPSRCSSFLEYNSDKYYSNNNTTGGQNVASEIVKGKIAGDRGDVTEISVRSSVDAVYAVAHTAPSTAGDRSTFSAENFSKFYYKIPLTIKCLMLLVDTLTVLVMHNTIFNRKMTHEL from the exons ATGGCTCAAGTAAAGGAATctaaacaaatatataatcaCCATTCTAGCACATATgtagaagaaaagaaattatcCCAACCTGTATCGGCATCAGATAATCTCTCAAGCAGTGAATTAGGTACTCAAGCAAGTCTTCTTCCCTCACgatgttcttcctttttggaaTATAATTCAGATAAATACTACTCAA ATAATAATACCACTGGTGGGCAAAATGTTGCGAGTGAAATAGTTAAAGGTAAAATAGCAGGTGATAGAGGTGATGTAACTGAAATTTCTGTTAGGTCATCTGTTGATGCAGTTTATGCTGTTGCCCATACTGCTCCTAGCACTGCTGGAGATAGATCTACATTTTCTGCAGAAAACTTtagtaaattttattataaaattccCTTGACAATAAAGTGCCTAATGTTGTTAGTGGACACTTTGACAGTGTTAGTTATGCATAATACTATTTTTAATCGTAAAATGACGCATGAATTATAA